Sequence from the Pseudomonas sp. 7SR1 genome:
CGGAATATTCTGGCCATTGACCCAGACTTCGCCGGCACTGGGGCGCAGCTGGGCTCCCATCAGGCGCAGCAACGTGGTCTTGCCGCACCCGGAAGGCCCCATGATGCCGGTTACCTTGCCGCGCGGGATACGAATATCGATATCATTGAAAATGCTGCGCGTCCCTCGCTTGAAGGACAGCCCCTTCAGCTCGACCGCGTAGGCGTTGTCGGCACTCATCTAAACTCCTTGCGATGCAGCCTCACATCCGGATGCCCTGGCCAGCCGGCCAGATGCCGGTACTGCCGGGCATTCGAATCGGCGGCGAACTATAGCACTGCAACACCCAAGCGCCCAAGGGTTACCCCCCTGCGGTTAAGCGTGGATTAAGGTAGAAGCCCCAGGTTTATGACAAACCTGGCGAGGTCTTCGCATAAAGCGTGACGAACTAGCGTGAGTGAATTGTTCATTGCCGCTATAATCGCCGCCTTTTCATCGGGCTATACGATTTCTGACATGAGCCAATCCAGCGACCTGATTCAATCGGCACAACGTACCATCCGCCTCGAGCTCGAAGCCGTGCAAGGCTTGCTGCCCCATATCGACGCTGATTTCGTACGCGCCTGCGAGATGATTCTGGCCAGCAAGGGCCGCGTCGTCGTGGTCGGCATGGGCAAGTCCGGACATATCGGCAACAAGATCGCCGCCACCCTGGCCAGCACCGGCACCACGGCATTTTTCGTCCACCCGGCCGAGGCCAGCCACGGCGACATGGGCATGATCACCCGGGACGATGTCATCCTGGCCCTGTCTAACTCGGGCTCGACCAATGAAATCCTCACGCTGTTGCCGCTGATCAAGCGCCTTGGCATCCAGATGATCAGCATCACCGGCAATCCGGCTTCGCCCCTGGCCAAGGCCGCCGAGGTGAACCTCAACGTGCATGTCGAGCACGAAGCCTGCCCGTTGAACCTTGCCCCGACCTCCTCCACCACCGCGGCGCTGGTC
This genomic interval carries:
- a CDS encoding KpsF/GutQ family sugar-phosphate isomerase; this encodes MSQSSDLIQSAQRTIRLELEAVQGLLPHIDADFVRACEMILASKGRVVVVGMGKSGHIGNKIAATLASTGTTAFFVHPAEASHGDMGMITRDDVILALSNSGSTNEILTLLPLIKRLGIQMISITGNPASPLAKAAEVNLNVHVEHEACPLNLAPTSSTTAALVMGDALAVALLEARGFTAEDFAFSHPGGALGRRLLLKVENVMHAGEELPRVQRGTLLKDALMEMTRKGLGMTVILEADGKLAGVFTDGDLRRTLDRAIDIRNATIDEVMTLHGKTARADMLAAEALKIMEDHRINALVVVDDEDRPIGAFNLSDLLRAGVM